From the genome of Paracidovorax avenae:
CTGCATGGAGCGCCGGGCGGTGTAGCGCAGTCCCCGCCGGCCGGCGATCGCGGCCAGCTCGTTCATGACGTCGGTCACGAGCGCGTCGCGCTGCGCGTCGGTGGGCGCGCGCAGGTCCAGGCTGAACGTGCAGCGGCCGGGAACGACGTTGACGGAACCTCCGGGCACCTGCAGCTGGCCGATGGTGCCCACCGAGTCGCCGTCCTGCGCGGCGCGGCGTTCCACGTAGAGCGCCAGTTCCGCCACGGCCGTGGCCGCGTCGCGCCGGCGGTCCATGGGCGTGGTGCCGGCATGGCTCGCCACGCCCAGCATCTCGCACACGTAGCGGGCGCTGCCGTTGATGGAGGTGACCACGCCCAGCGGCAGCCCGAGTTCGTTGAGCACCGGTCCCTGCTCGATGTGCACTTCCACGAAGCCCAGGTAGGCGGCCGGGTCGCGTTGCAGCTTCGGGATGTCGTCGATGCACAGGCCGGCATGCTGCATGGCCTCGCGCAGTGTCACCCCGTCGGCGTCGCGCTGGTCCAGCCATTCGGGGCGGAAGTCGCCGATCAGCGCGCCCGAGCCGAGGAAGGTGGCGGCATAGCGCTGGCCCTCTTCTTCGGCGAAGCCCACCACCTCGATGCCGAACGGCAGGCGGCGTCCCGCGCGGTGCAGTTCGCGCACGCAGGCCATGGGCACGAAGATGCCCAGACGTCCGTCGTACTTGCCGCCGTTGCGCACGGTGTCGTAGTGGCTGCCCGTCATGAGCCACTTCTGCCCGGCGGGGCCGGCCGCGTGGTAGCGCCCGACCACGTTGCCCACGGCGTCCACCTCGACCTCGTCGAAGCCGCAGTCCCGCATCCAGTGGCTGATGCGCTGCGCGCAGGCGCGGTGCGCGTCGGTCAGGTAGGTGACGGTGAGCTGGCCCTTTTCGGCAAAGCCCGGGTCGCTGTGCTGCGCGAGCTTCTCCTGCCAGTCCCAGACGTCGTTGCCCAGCACGGGCTCCATGCCGAACTTGTCGTTCAGGCGGATCTCGGCGATGCGGTGGATGTTGCGCAGCGCCTCGGCGAACTCGGCATCCGGGTGGCTGTCCAGCCGGCGCGCGAAGGTCTCGATGATCTCCTGGCGCGGCAGGCCCGTGCCGCGCGGGCCGCGCACGGCCAGGATGAACGGGAAGCCGAAGCGCGCGTTGTAGTCGGCGTTGAGCTGCTGCAGGCGATCGAATTCCTCCGGCGTGCAGTGCGTGAGGCCCGCGCGTGACTGCTCCCCGGTCGATTCGGCCGTGAGCGAACGCGCCACCATGGCCTTGCCGGCCAGCTCGGGGTGGGCGCGGATGAGGGCGAGCTGCGCCTCGCGCGGGGCCTCGCCCAGCACGCGCACCATGGCATGCTTGAACTGGGCCAGCGTGCGGAAAGGCCGGGCCGACAGCGCGGCCTCGGCGATCCAGGGCGAATGCTCGTACAGGCCGTCCAGCATCCGCGCGGCTTCGTCCGCGGGCGCTGTGTTGAGCTGGTCCAGGGTCAGGGTCATGGCGTCACCTCCGGGCAGGGATGGGTCGCGGCCCAGTGGCGCGCGATGTCGATGCGGCGGCACACCCAGGCGTGCTCGTGGCGCTGGACGTGGTCGAGGAAGCGCTGCAGCGCGGTGATGCGGCCCGGGCGGCCCAGCAGGCGGCAGTGCATGCCGATGCTCATCATCTTCGGGCGGTCGTCGCCGGCGGGATCGCCCTCGGCATAGAGCGCATCGAAGGTGTCCTTCATGTACTGGAAGAACGGGTCGGCGTGCGAGTAGCCCTGGGGCAGCGCGAAGCGCATGTCGTTGCAGTCGAGCGTGTAGGGCACGATGAGCTGCATGGCATCGGTGCCGTCGGTTTTCTTCACCTTCATCCAGAAGGGCAGGTCGTCGCCGTAGTAGTCGCTGTCGTAGGCGAAGCCGCCGTAGTCGGCCACGAGGCGGCGGGTGTTGGGGCTGTCGCGGCCGGTGTACCAGCCCAGCGGGCGCTCGCCCGTGAGCCGGCGGATGATGTCCATCGCCTCGGCCATGTGGGCGCGCTCCACGTCCTCGGGCACGTTCTGGTAGTGGATCCACTTCAGGCCGTGGCAGGCGATGTCGTGGCCGAGTTCGCCGAAGGCGGCGGTCACCTCCGGATGGCGCTGCAGCGCCGTCGCCACGCCGAACACGGTGAGCGGCAGGCCGCGGCGCTCGAACTCGCGCAGCAGGCGCCAGACACCCGCGCGCGAACCGTATTCGTAGATGCCCTCCATGCTGATGTGGCGGTCGGGGTAGCTGGCCGGGTTGAACATTTCCGACAGGAACTGCTCGCTGCCCGCATCGCCGTGCAGGGTTGCGTTCTCGCCGCCTTCCTCGTAGTTCAGCACGAACTGCACGGCGATGCGCGCGCCCCCGGGCCAGAGCGCGTGCGGTGGATTGCGTCCGTAGCCCACGAGGTCGCGGGGATAGGGCAGGGTGGCGTCGTAGAGCGGCGGTGCGGTCATGGCGGTGGCGGCGTAGGGGACAAGGGGCTGGAGGGGGATCAGGAGAGCGCGCGGGACAGTTCGTTGGCGGGGTGTGCCCGGTCGAAGGCCAGGCTGGCCTCCACGTGGCGCAGGTGTTCGTCCATCAGGCGCACGGCCAGGTCGGCATCGCGGTCGGCGAGGGCCTGCACGATGTGGCCGTGCTCCTCGTGCGAATGCGCGGCCTCGTCGGCGCTCTGGTACATGAGGGTGATGAGCGCGCAGCGGGAAATGAGTTCGCCCAGCATCTGCGCGAGCACTTCGTTGCCCATGAGTTCGGCCATGCGCACGTGGAAATCGCCGAGCAGCTCGGTGCGGCCCGGCACGTCGGCCTGGTCCACCGCCTGCTTCTCGCGCGCGACGTGTTCGCGCAGGGCGCGCACCCGGGCGGGCGTCACCTCGCGCACGAAGGCGCGCGTCATCTCGGCTTCCAGCATGCGGCGCACGGCGAACACCTGCCGCGCCTCCTCGGCCGACGGCGCGGCGACGAAGGCCCCGCGCGCCGGCTCCAGCGTGACGAGCCGGTTCTGCGACAGCTGGAAGAGCGCCTGCCGCACCAGGGTGCGGGAGACGCCGAAATGGTCCGCCAGCTTCTGCTCGGCCAGCTTGGCGCCCGGCAGCAGCCGGTGCTCCACGATGGCCCGGGTCAGGCTCGCGACGATGGCGCTGGTGGTGGACGGTTCCATCCGGCCCATGATAGCGGCGGACCGGATTTTTGTATGCACTTTTTGTGCACCAGATTCGGGACCCGTCTCAGGGCATTCCCGCATCGCGGTGGTGCGCGCCGCAGCGCCCCCGCACCGCATGCCTGCGCCAGAATGCCCGCATGACCCATTCCCGCTTTGCGGACGCTCCCGCGCCGGCCGCACCCGATCCCGCTACCGAGCCCGTCCGCTTCCTGCGCCACCTCTACGACGTGGCCGTCCAGGCGGCCCTGCCGTCGCAACGCATGGCGGAGTACCTGCCACCCCCGCCGCGCGGCCGCACGCTGGTGCTGGGCGCCGGCAAGGCCGGCGGTGCCATGGCGCACGCGATGGAGGCGCTGTGGCCGGCGCAGGCACCGCTCTCCGGGCTGGTCGTCACGCGCTACGGCCACGTGCCGCCGTGGCCGAACGGGGTGCCGGCGCGCATCGATATCGTGGAGGCCGCGCATCCGGTGCCCGATGCGGCGGGCGAGGCGGCGGCGCGGCGCATGCTGGAGCTGACGCGGGGACTCACCGCCGACGATCTCGTGGTCTGCCTGATCTCGGGTGGCGGCTCCGCGCTGCTCACGCTGCCTGCCGAGGGCCTGGCGCTGGAGGACAAGCAACGCATCAACCGGGCCTTGCTGGAGAGCGGCGCGGGCATCGCGGACATGAACTGCGTGCGCAAGCACCTCTCGCGCATCAAGGGCGGCCGGCTGGCCGCCGCCTGCGCCCCGGCGCGGGTGGTGACGCTCGCGATCAGCGATGTGCCGGGCGACGATCCGGCCGTGATCGCGAGCGGCCCCACCGTGTCCGACGCGACGACTTGCGCGGATGCGCTGCGTGTCCTGGACCGCCACCGCATCGCCCTGCCGCCGGCCGTGCGCGCGGCGCTGGAAGCCGGCGCACTGGAAACACCCAAGCCCGTGGAGGGACACGCGCCGGAAGTGCATCTGATCGCCACGCCGCGGCAGTCGCTGGAGGCGGCGGCCGCGGCGGCGCGGTCCGCGGGCCTGCCGGTGTACATCCTCTCGGACGAGATGGAAGGCGAATCGCGCGACGTGGGGGCCGTGCACGCCGCAATTGCCCGATCCGTGGCGCGGCGCGGCGAGCCGTTCGCCCGGCCCTGCGCCATCCTCTCGGGCGGGGAGACCACGGTGACGGTGCGCGAGCGGCCGCCCGGCGCTCCCCGGGGCCGGGGCGGCCGGGCTGGCGAGTTCTGCCTGGGGCTGGCCCGTGCGCTGCAGGGCCAGGAGGGGGTATGGGCGCTGGCCGCCGACACGGACGGCATCGACGGGGTGGAGGACAACGCCGGTGCCCTCGTCGGGCCCGACACGCTGGCGCGCGCCGCCCGGGCGGGGCTGCGCGTGGACGACCATCT
Proteins encoded in this window:
- a CDS encoding GntR family transcriptional regulator, yielding MEPSTTSAIVASLTRAIVEHRLLPGAKLAEQKLADHFGVSRTLVRQALFQLSQNRLVTLEPARGAFVAAPSAEEARQVFAVRRMLEAEMTRAFVREVTPARVRALREHVAREKQAVDQADVPGRTELLGDFHVRMAELMGNEVLAQMLGELISRCALITLMYQSADEAAHSHEEHGHIVQALADRDADLAVRLMDEHLRHVEASLAFDRAHPANELSRALS
- the puuE gene encoding allantoinase PuuE; translated protein: MTAPPLYDATLPYPRDLVGYGRNPPHALWPGGARIAVQFVLNYEEGGENATLHGDAGSEQFLSEMFNPASYPDRHISMEGIYEYGSRAGVWRLLREFERRGLPLTVFGVATALQRHPEVTAAFGELGHDIACHGLKWIHYQNVPEDVERAHMAEAMDIIRRLTGERPLGWYTGRDSPNTRRLVADYGGFAYDSDYYGDDLPFWMKVKKTDGTDAMQLIVPYTLDCNDMRFALPQGYSHADPFFQYMKDTFDALYAEGDPAGDDRPKMMSIGMHCRLLGRPGRITALQRFLDHVQRHEHAWVCRRIDIARHWAATHPCPEVTP
- a CDS encoding glycerate kinase is translated as MTHSRFADAPAPAAPDPATEPVRFLRHLYDVAVQAALPSQRMAEYLPPPPRGRTLVLGAGKAGGAMAHAMEALWPAQAPLSGLVVTRYGHVPPWPNGVPARIDIVEAAHPVPDAAGEAAARRMLELTRGLTADDLVVCLISGGGSALLTLPAEGLALEDKQRINRALLESGAGIADMNCVRKHLSRIKGGRLAAACAPARVVTLAISDVPGDDPAVIASGPTVSDATTCADALRVLDRHRIALPPAVRAALEAGALETPKPVEGHAPEVHLIATPRQSLEAAAAAARSAGLPVYILSDEMEGESRDVGAVHAAIARSVARRGEPFARPCAILSGGETTVTVRERPPGAPRGRGGRAGEFCLGLARALQGQEGVWALAADTDGIDGVEDNAGALVGPDTLARAARAGLRVDDHLARNDAYGFFAALGDLVVTGPTHTNVNDFRALLVL
- the uraD gene encoding 2-oxo-4-hydroxy-4-carboxy-5-ureidoimidazoline decarboxylase, producing MTLTLDQLNTAPADEAARMLDGLYEHSPWIAEAALSARPFRTLAQFKHAMVRVLGEAPREAQLALIRAHPELAGKAMVARSLTAESTGEQSRAGLTHCTPEEFDRLQQLNADYNARFGFPFILAVRGPRGTGLPRQEIIETFARRLDSHPDAEFAEALRNIHRIAEIRLNDKFGMEPVLGNDVWDWQEKLAQHSDPGFAEKGQLTVTYLTDAHRACAQRISHWMRDCGFDEVEVDAVGNVVGRYHAAGPAGQKWLMTGSHYDTVRNGGKYDGRLGIFVPMACVRELHRAGRRLPFGIEVVGFAEEEGQRYAATFLGSGALIGDFRPEWLDQRDADGVTLREAMQHAGLCIDDIPKLQRDPAAYLGFVEVHIEQGPVLNELGLPLGVVTSINGSARYVCEMLGVASHAGTTPMDRRRDAATAVAELALYVERRAAQDGDSVGTIGQLQVPGGSVNVVPGRCTFSLDLRAPTDAQRDALVTDVMNELAAIAGRRGLRYTARRSMQASAAPSAPDWQRRWEAAVEAAGLPVFRMPSGAGHDAMKLHEILPQAMLFVRGQNGGISHNPLESTTSDDMQLAVEAFSHLLNQLAHEENP